The Xenopus laevis strain J_2021 chromosome 7S, Xenopus_laevis_v10.1, whole genome shotgun sequence genome includes a window with the following:
- the LOC121396419 gene encoding CMP-N-acetylneuraminate-beta-galactosamide-alpha-2,3-sialyltransferase 4-like isoform X1, with protein MAALCFNNEICHRCCYLRTIKMKGNPGWKAITFFLIVMFCFGMCWFLHMELYMQRSYPSVHEMCIPGDAASKAEILISNYSRDHPVFLQLSDYFWVKNKSIYPLPYGTNGSEELLMKFLALTNHYQVPEEIRRLPCRRCVIVGNGHLLKNSLLGETINKYDVVIRLNNAPVHKYEKDVGNKTTMRLFYPESADFDPELDNNPDTLLVLVPFKPLDIQWMKIILNNEKRVRKGFWKMPPIIWEGEAENIRILNPYYMAVTAIQILESENMTAIPTTGMLAMTFALHFCDMVHIAGFGYPALTNKKQPIHYYEKVTMKSMAETGHNITLEAQAIKRLLQQGIISNLTYF; from the exons GATGGAAAGCAATAACTTTTTTCTTGATTGTAATGTTCTGTTTTGGAATGTGCTGGTTCCTACACATGGAACTTTACATGCAAAG ATCATATCCCAGTGTTCACGAGATGTGTATTCCTGGTGATGCAGCATCCAAGGCAGAGATCCTGATTAGCAA TTACTCAAGGGATCATCCTGTCTTCCTACAACTGAGTGattatttttgggttaaaaacaaGTCTATATATCCGCTGCCTTATGGCACAAATGGAAGTG AGGAACTGCTGATGAAATTTCTGGCTCTCACAAATCACTACCAAGTACCAGAGGAGATCAGACG ACTGCCATGTCGGAGATGTGTGATTGTTGGTAATGGGCaccttttaaaaaacagtttattgGGAGAAACTATCAATAAATACGATGTTGtgatcag GTTAAACAATGCTCCAGTCCATAAATATGAAAAAGACGTGGGCAATAAGACAACTATGCGCCTTTTCTACCCAGAGTCTGCTGATTTTGATCCTGAGCTGGATAACAACCCAGACACTCTGTTGGTGTTGGTGCCATTCAAGCCTCTAGACATCCAGTGGATGAAGATAATCTTAAACAATGAGAAAAGG GTCCGTAAAGGTTTTTGGAAAATGCCTCCTATCATTTGGGAAGGAGAAGCTGAAAACATTCGCATCTTAAACCCATATTACATGGCAGTTACTGCTATACAGAttcttgaatctgaaaatatgacAGCG ATACCCACAACAGGGATGTTGGCCATGACATTTGCTCTTCACTTCTGTGACATGGTTCACATAGCCGGTTTTGGCTACCCTGCGCTCACCAATAAAAAGCAACCCATTCACTATTATGAGAAGGTGACCATGAAGTCTATGGCT GAGACTGGGCATAACATTACCCTGGAAGCTCAAGCAATAAAACGTCTTCTTCAGCAAGGGATTATTTCCAATTTGACTTACTTTTAA
- the LOC121396419 gene encoding CMP-N-acetylneuraminate-beta-galactosamide-alpha-2,3-sialyltransferase 4-like isoform X2 has protein sequence MAALCFNNEICHRCCYLRTIKMKGNPGWKAITFFLIVMFCFGMCWFLHMELYMQRSYPSVHEMCIPGDAASKAEILISNYSRDHPVFLQLSDYFWVKNKSIYPLPYGTNGSEELLMKFLALTNHYQVPEEIRRLNNAPVHKYEKDVGNKTTMRLFYPESADFDPELDNNPDTLLVLVPFKPLDIQWMKIILNNEKRVRKGFWKMPPIIWEGEAENIRILNPYYMAVTAIQILESENMTAIPTTGMLAMTFALHFCDMVHIAGFGYPALTNKKQPIHYYEKVTMKSMAETGHNITLEAQAIKRLLQQGIISNLTYF, from the exons GATGGAAAGCAATAACTTTTTTCTTGATTGTAATGTTCTGTTTTGGAATGTGCTGGTTCCTACACATGGAACTTTACATGCAAAG ATCATATCCCAGTGTTCACGAGATGTGTATTCCTGGTGATGCAGCATCCAAGGCAGAGATCCTGATTAGCAA TTACTCAAGGGATCATCCTGTCTTCCTACAACTGAGTGattatttttgggttaaaaacaaGTCTATATATCCGCTGCCTTATGGCACAAATGGAAGTG AGGAACTGCTGATGAAATTTCTGGCTCTCACAAATCACTACCAAGTACCAGAGGAGATCAGACG GTTAAACAATGCTCCAGTCCATAAATATGAAAAAGACGTGGGCAATAAGACAACTATGCGCCTTTTCTACCCAGAGTCTGCTGATTTTGATCCTGAGCTGGATAACAACCCAGACACTCTGTTGGTGTTGGTGCCATTCAAGCCTCTAGACATCCAGTGGATGAAGATAATCTTAAACAATGAGAAAAGG GTCCGTAAAGGTTTTTGGAAAATGCCTCCTATCATTTGGGAAGGAGAAGCTGAAAACATTCGCATCTTAAACCCATATTACATGGCAGTTACTGCTATACAGAttcttgaatctgaaaatatgacAGCG ATACCCACAACAGGGATGTTGGCCATGACATTTGCTCTTCACTTCTGTGACATGGTTCACATAGCCGGTTTTGGCTACCCTGCGCTCACCAATAAAAAGCAACCCATTCACTATTATGAGAAGGTGACCATGAAGTCTATGGCT GAGACTGGGCATAACATTACCCTGGAAGCTCAAGCAATAAAACGTCTTCTTCAGCAAGGGATTATTTCCAATTTGACTTACTTTTAA